The stretch of DNA ACCACCGCGTACGCCGACATCGCGCGCCTGGTCCGCGACACGATCCTGGCCATCGGGTACGACTCGTCCAAGAAGGGCTTCGACGGCGCCTCCTGCGGCGTGTCGGTGTCCATCGGCTCGCAGTCGCCGGACATCGCGCAGGGCGTGGACACCGCCTACGAGTCCCGCGTCGAGGGCGACAACGACGAGCTGGACCGCCAGGGCGCCGGCGACCAGGGCCTGATGTTCGGCTACGCCTGCACCGACACCCCCGAGCTGATGCCGCTGCCGATCGCGCTGGCGCACCGGCTCTCGCGCCGCCTGGCCGCGGTCCGCAAGGACGGCACCGTCCCCTACCTGCGCCCGGACGGCAAGACCCAGGTGACCATCGAGTACGACGGGCACAAGGCGGTCCGCCTGGACACCGTGGTCCTGTCCACCCAGCACGCCTCGGACATCGACCTGGACAACCTGCTCACCCCGGACATCCGCGAGCAGGTCGTGGCCCCGGAGATCGCCGCCCTGGACCTGGACACCTCCGACTACCGGCTGCTGGTGAACCCCACCGGCCGCTTCGAGATCGGCGGCCCGATGGGCGACGCCGGGCTGACCGGCCGCAAGATCATCGTCGACACCTACGGCGGCATGGCCCGGCACGGCGGCGGCGCCTTCTCCGGCAAGGACCCGTCGAAGGTGGACCGCTCGGCGGCCTACGCGATGCGCTGGGTGGCCAAGAACGTGGTCGCCGCGGGCCTGGCCGAGCGCTGCGAGGTGCAGGTCGCCTACGCGATCGGCAAGGCCGAGCCGGTGGGGCTGTTCGTGGAGACCTTCGGCACCGGCGTGGTGGAGGACGTGAAGATCCAGCAGGCCCTGCTGAGCGTCTTCGACCTGCGGCCGGCCGCGATCATCCGCGACCTGGACCTGCTGCGGCCGATCTACCAGCAGACCGCGGCGTACGGGCACTTCGGCCGCGACCTGCCGGACTTCACGTGGGAGCGCACCGACCGCGCCGAGGCGCTGAAGAAGGCCATCGGCTAGAGGCCGGCCTGCTCGGAGATCTGACATAGCGGACCCCGGCTCCCCCTCGTGGGGAGCCGGGGTCCGCTGTCGTTTCCGCCGCTATGCGCGGGTGTAGACGATGCGGCGCACGCCCGGTGCCGAGACGATCTGGATCCGGGGGTCGTCGGCGTGGGCGACGTGCAGGTAGCCGCCCTGGACCGCGATCCGGATGTCCTTGAGCGTGCTGGCCGGCACACCGTCGGCGTCGTCGGCGGTGTAGCCGTCGCACAGTTCGAGCAGGTCGGCGTTCTGCCAGATCAGGTCCATGGCGGCGAGCTCCTCCGGGTCCAGGGCGGGGGCGGCCGGGAAGTCCAGCTCCGGGCGCGCCAGGTGGTTGAAGTGGTTCGACAGGGTGTTGAGGGCGACGTGCGCGACGGTCTCGGCGAGCTCGGCGTCGCTGACGCCGGCCGCCCGGGCCTGCTCCAGCACGCCGTCGTCGACCCGGCCGCGCTGTTCGACCAGCTCGGCGGCGACGCACAGGATCGCAGCGGTGTGCGGGTCGGCGTCGCGGCCCAGGCGGGTGTCGCGCAGTTCCTCAGGGGTCATCTTCAGCAGCCGCTCGCCGCGCATGGTGTGGGCGGCGACGCAGTAGTCGCAGTCATTTTCCTGGGCGGTGAGCAGGGCCAGCTGCTCGCGCTGGCGCGCGGTGAGCACGCCGTCGGAGAGGCTGTCGCGCAGGGCCAGGTAGCCGCGCAGGGCAGCAGGGCTCTGGACCAGCGTGGCGTAGAGGTTGGGGACCCGTCCGAGCCGGCGCTTGGTGGCGTCCAGCAGGTCCCGCTGTTCGGGGTCCGCCGTCTCGGGCGTGACCATGGCGATCCTTGGCATGCCTCAGACGGTACCGATCGGTACCGTTGTTGTGCAAGAGGATCGCGAGGATTCGGTACCGGTTGGTCCCGTCACCCGGCTCAGGGCTGGTGTGGAGACGGCACTGACCGGTACCATCTGGGGCATGGCAGTGAAAGCCCGGGAACGTCTGCTGGTTACGGCGGAAGAGCTCTTCTATGCGGAGGGCATTCGCGCGGTGGGAGTGGAGCGCATCCTGTCGGAATCCGGCGTGGGCCGCGCGTCCTTCTACCGACACTTCGCCAGCAAGGACGAACTCGTGGTCGCGGTCCTGTCCGGCCGCGACGAACGCTGGCGCGACTGGCTGCGCGCA from Catenulispora sp. GP43 encodes:
- the metK gene encoding methionine adenosyltransferase: MSGTVRRLFTSESVTEGHPDKIADQISDAILDSLLKDDPKSRVAVETLLTTGQVHIAGEVTTTAYADIARLVRDTILAIGYDSSKKGFDGASCGVSVSIGSQSPDIAQGVDTAYESRVEGDNDELDRQGAGDQGLMFGYACTDTPELMPLPIALAHRLSRRLAAVRKDGTVPYLRPDGKTQVTIEYDGHKAVRLDTVVLSTQHASDIDLDNLLTPDIREQVVAPEIAALDLDTSDYRLLVNPTGRFEIGGPMGDAGLTGRKIIVDTYGGMARHGGGAFSGKDPSKVDRSAAYAMRWVAKNVVAAGLAERCEVQVAYAIGKAEPVGLFVETFGTGVVEDVKIQQALLSVFDLRPAAIIRDLDLLRPIYQQTAAYGHFGRDLPDFTWERTDRAEALKKAIG
- a CDS encoding carboxymuconolactone decarboxylase family protein, whose translation is MPRIAMVTPETADPEQRDLLDATKRRLGRVPNLYATLVQSPAALRGYLALRDSLSDGVLTARQREQLALLTAQENDCDYCVAAHTMRGERLLKMTPEELRDTRLGRDADPHTAAILCVAAELVEQRGRVDDGVLEQARAAGVSDAELAETVAHVALNTLSNHFNHLARPELDFPAAPALDPEELAAMDLIWQNADLLELCDGYTADDADGVPASTLKDIRIAVQGGYLHVAHADDPRIQIVSAPGVRRIVYTRA